In Serinicoccus marinus DSM 15273, the genomic stretch TCGAGCGCAGATCACGCAGCAAGTCATCTAGATGATGCCAGGATCTGAGCCGATGACGAGCTCAGGCTGACAGACTTCGGGCTCGCTCAGGCGGCGAGGGCGAAGTCGCTGCGCTTGGAATTGGCAGCTATTGGTTTCGCAAGGAGCGTTTGACGAGATGACCTTGCATCCTCGACCCGCTTCCCCTGAAGTGTCGAGCAACGTCGAAACCGATCACCCCCATGGGGGTGTCTCACGCTGTGCAGTTGTCAAACTGCGCGGCCGTAGCCGGGCAGACGATCATTCTAGTGGGTCAACGCGCGCCGGGCCACGCACATTCCGCACGCCGTGAGAGGGTCGCTGCCATGACCACCCCCACGGGCACGAGCGGCGCCCCGACCGACCTGAGGCCGTTGACGATCATGGTCGGCGCGATGGCCGGTGCGCTGGTCGTCATCGGTGTCGTCCTGACCTTCCTCGGGGCCGAGATGGCGGTGCCCTCGACGTGGGCGCTGCTCGTGGTCGCTGCCGCCACCCTCGGAGCCTGGGCGCTCGTGCTGGTCATGCCGCCTCCGCGAGCCCCTCAGGGCGCGTCCCTGGCCGCCGCCGTGTCCCCCGTCGTGGTCTTCCGCGCCGCGGTCCTGGAGGCTCCGGCGATCATCGGGCTGATGCTGTTCTTCATCAACGGGCCCTCGCTGCTGATCTACGCCCTGCCGGCGGTCTTCGCGATCGCGGGGATGGTGCTCTTCGCCCGCCCGTCGGTGGTGGCGCGGCGCCTCAGCCGTGCCGCTTGAGGTGGGCTGACATCGCCCGGTCGGCCTCGCGCCGGTCCTGCCGCTCGCGCAGCGTCTGCCGCTTGTCGTGCAACTTCTTGCCCTTGGCCAGCGCGATCTCGACCTTCGCGCGGCCGTCGACGAAGTAGAGCGAGAGCGGCACGATCGTGTGCCCGGCCTGCTCGGCCTTGGCGACCAGCTTGTCGATCTGGTCGCGGTGCAGCAGCAGTTTGCGACGCCGGCGCGCGGAGTGGTTGGTCCACGTGCCCTGGGTGTACTCCGGGATGTGCACCCCCTCCAACCACAGCTCGCCCTGGTACTGCGTGGCATACCCGTCGACCAGGCTCGCTCGCCCGTGCCGCAGCGACTTCACCTCGGTCCCGGTCAGCACGAGGCCGGCCTCGACGGTGTCCTCGATGAGGTACTCGTAGCGGGCCTTCTTGTTGCTGGCGATCAGCTTGCGTCCGGAGTCCTTGGGCATGGCCGGTCTAGTCTAGGTGAACCACCGGTATGCCGTCCGCCGGTTTCTGGCGTCGAGGCTGAGCGAACCACTCCTTGTGCCTTGGTGTACGTGGTCGAACGATGACGATCATGACCACGATGACGAGCAGCGCCGCTCGCGCCGGTCTACCCGAGATCCTGGATCGGGTCGCGGAGGGCGAGGAGGTGACGATCACGAGGCACGGGAGACCCGTCGCCGTGGTCGTCCGGCCCGATGTCCTGCGCATCCGGAGGGCGGAGGCCCTCATCGCGGACGCCGACGAGTTGCGGGACATGCTGGAGGCGGCGCGTCATGCGCCACTGTCAGCCGCGGGAACGATCTCCCCTGATCGGGCGCGGCAGATGGTCGCCGACCTCGCTCGCGACCGTGATCCTCGCTGACAGCTGATCCGCATGGATGCCTTCGATGCCGACGTCCTCATCTACGCAGCCGCCCCGGACGATCCTCTCGGGCGTCCGGTCCGTCAGCTGTTCGACGCGGCGACGACCGACGGCACTGTGGGAGTTGGTTCGGTCCTGCTCCTGCCCGAGGTGCTCACCGAACCTCGACGAGCCGGCCGGGACGAGGAGGTGTCGGCCCTGCTCGGCCTCCTCTCGCGCCTGACGCTCCTGCCTCTGGACGTGAGCACCGCTCGCCTCTCGGTGTCGCTCGGAAGTACCTACGGTCTACGGCCTGCCGACGCGGCCCACCTGGCGACGGCCGTGGTCGCCGGTGCGACGCGTTTCATCACCAACAACACCGAGGACTTCTCCCGCGAGATAGCCGAGATCCAGATCACCGATCCCGCCGACCTTCGGTCGTCCACGCAGGGCACGTAGACGGATGGTGCTCCGGTTGCCGCCGTGCCGGGGTCCGGGCAGGGTGGGGCGGCAGGAGAAGGACCGCCCGACCACGAGGAGTGAGCATGACCACCGCACGCGACATCATGACCCCGCAGGCCCATACCGTCGGCGACAGCGCGTCGCTGGTCGAGGCCGCCACCCTCATGCGCGACCACGGCGTGGGGGCGCTGCCGGTCACCTCGGACGACGGAGCCCTGGCCGGCATCATCACCGACCGCGACATCGTCGTGAACGGCGTCGCGGCCTCGCACGACGTGGGCGCGGTCGCCGTGGGCACGGTCACGCAGGGGATCGTCTCGACGGTCTCGCCCGACGAGGACGTCGACCGGGTGGTCGCGTCATGGGCGACCAGCAGATCAAGCGGCTCGTCGTCGTCGACGGTCACGACGTGGTGGGGATGATCAGCGAGTCCGACCTCGCCCGGAGCGTGGACGAGGACAAGATCGTCGACTTCGTCAAGCGGGTCTACGGCCGCAGCTGACTCAGAGCCAGCCGCGCGGGTTGGCCGGCGCGCCGTTCTCCCGCGTCTCGAAGTGCAGGTGGCAGCCGGTCGAGGAGCCGGTCGTGCCGACATACCCGAGCAGCTGCCCGCGGCTGACGGACTGACCGGCGGAGACCACCGCCGCGCTCTGGAAGTGCAGATAGCTCGTGGTGAGGTTCACCCCCCGCTGCACCCCGTGGTCGACGATCACCATGTTGCCGCCGCCGGCGTCGAA encodes the following:
- the smpB gene encoding SsrA-binding protein SmpB, translating into MPKDSGRKLIASNKKARYEYLIEDTVEAGLVLTGTEVKSLRHGRASLVDGYATQYQGELWLEGVHIPEYTQGTWTNHSARRRRKLLLHRDQIDKLVAKAEQAGHTIVPLSLYFVDGRAKVEIALAKGKKLHDKRQTLRERQDRREADRAMSAHLKRHG
- a CDS encoding type II toxin-antitoxin system Phd/YefM family antitoxin, with the protein product MTTMTSSAARAGLPEILDRVAEGEEVTITRHGRPVAVVVRPDVLRIRRAEALIADADELRDMLEAARHAPLSAAGTISPDRARQMVADLARDRDPR
- a CDS encoding type II toxin-antitoxin system VapC family toxin; translated protein: MDAFDADVLIYAAAPDDPLGRPVRQLFDAATTDGTVGVGSVLLLPEVLTEPRRAGRDEEVSALLGLLSRLTLLPLDVSTARLSVSLGSTYGLRPADAAHLATAVVAGATRFITNNTEDFSREIAEIQITDPADLRSSTQGT
- a CDS encoding CBS domain-containing protein — protein: MTTARDIMTPQAHTVGDSASLVEAATLMRDHGVGALPVTSDDGALAGIITDRDIVVNGVAASHDVGAVAVGTVTQGIVSTVSPDEDVDRVVASWATSRSSGSSSSTVTTWWG